In Zalophus californianus isolate mZalCal1 chromosome 4, mZalCal1.pri.v2, whole genome shotgun sequence, the following proteins share a genomic window:
- the TTLL10 gene encoding inactive polyglycylase TTLL10 isoform X1, with protein MRRWPRLHRAPGPTVTRDRSQPQAEAQVQDPRRHPSPALGPWAAQRSHRGVGVVSSQRCPRPRVPAPAARSRAHFIHRRGPHTRTHVSGKRGKRSRIAGVRWSHTWVPGWAHERPMGSNQEEQVLHSLRQLGPDADLLDDTGIARPRAALLERHLPEGEKQPHSIGQGPYFYVGGTNGASIISSYCRGKGWQRVQDSRREDCKLKWCELKCRDNYYRFREGEQLLYQIPNNKLLTTKIGLLSALREYSRVVNKIHKTSPCAQAKVLKMEEFFPETYRLDIRDEREAFFTLFDENQIWICKPTASNQGKGIFLLRNQEEVAALRVKTQSIEDDPIYRKMPFRAPQARVVQRYIQNPLLLDGKKFDVRSYLLIACAMPYMVFFGHGYARLTLSLYDPHSSDLSGHLTNQFMQKKSPLYVLLKEDTVWSMDRLNRHINDKFRKTKGLPRDWVFTAFTKQMQQIMAHCFQAVKSKLHCKLGYFDLIGCDFLIDENFKVWLLEMNSNPALHTNCEVLKEVIPGVVMETLDLAIETFQKSLRNQKMLPLRSQRRFVLLHNGETDLWPRFGGSRGALRPPLPPPRPACEADCSAPPPLSAADGPGARRPALPRSPGGAHGRPPSAQRRPRPPGPGPDGAQSREPGAERPRAGAGEPARESSPGLGEEEREERKNAGHRGS; from the exons ATGCGCAGATGGCCTCGCCTGCACAGGGCACCAGGCCCTACGGTCACCAGAGACAGAAGCCAGCCGCAAGCAGAAGCCCAAGTCCAGGATCCCAGGCGGCACCCCTCCCCAGCGCTAGGACCATGGGCTGCCCAAAGATCCcatagaggggtgggggtggtgtctTCCCAGAGGTGCCCCCGCCCTCGCGTTCCCGCGCCTGCAGCCCGAAGCCGCGCCCACTTCATCCACCGTCGGGGACCACACACTCGGACCCATGTCAGTGGGAAGAGAGGCAAGCGGTCCAGGATTGCAGGGGTCCGGTGGAGCCACACCTGGGTGCCAG GCTGGGCCCATGAGAGACCAATGGGGAGCAACCAAGAGGAGCAGGTCCTGCACTCGCTACGCCAGCTGGGACCGGATGCAG ACCTCCTGGACGACACTGGTATTGCCAGGCCTCGGGCCGCTCTCCTGGAGAGGCACCTGCCGGAGGGGGAGAAACAGCCCCACAGCATCGGGCAGGGGCCCTACTTCTACGTCGGAGGCACCAATGGGGCCTCCAT AATCAGCTCCTACTGCAGGGGCAAGGGTTGGCAGCGCGTCCAAGACAGCCGGCGTGAGGACTGTAAGCTGAAGTGGTGTGAGCTCAAGTGCAGAGACAACTACTACCGCTTCCGGGAAG GTGAGCAGCTGTTGTACCAGATTCCCAACAACAAGCTCCTCACCACCAAGATCGGGCTGCTCAGTGCCCTGAGGGAGTACTCAAGGGTCGTGAACAAGATCCACAAGACATCACCCTGTGCCCAGGCCAA ggtcctgaaaatggaagaatttttCCCAGAGACCTACCGTCTGGATATCAGGGACGAGAGAGAGGCGTTCTTCACTCTCTTTGATG AAAATCAGATATGGATCTGCAAGCCCACTGCCTCCAACCAGGGCAAAGGCATCTTTCTGCTGAGGAACCAGGAGGAAGTCGCCGCCCTACGAGTCAAGACCCAGAGCATCGAGGACGATCCCATCTACCGCAAGATGCCGTTCAGGGCGCCTCAGGCGCGGGTCGTGCAGAG GTACATCCAGAACCCCCTGCTACTGGATGGGAAGAAGTTTGATGTGCGCTCCTACCTGCTCATTGCCTGTGCCATGCCGTACATGGTCTTCTTTGGCCATGGCTATGCCCGCCTCACCCTCAGCCTTTATGACCCCCATTCCAGCGACCTCAGCGGCCACCTGACCAACCAG TTCATGCAGAAGAAGAGCCCCCTGTACGTGCTGCTCAAGGAGGACACAGTGTGGAGCATGGACCGCCTCAACCGCCACATCAACGACAAATTTAGGAAGACCAAGGGGCTCCCCAGAGACTGGGTCTTCACCGCCTTCACG AAGCAGATGCAGCAAATCATGGCCCACTGCTTCCAGGCTGTCAAGTCCAAGCTCCACTGCAAGCTGGGCTACTTCGACCTCATTGGCTGTGACTTCTTGATTGATGAGAACTTCAAG GTGTGGCTGCTGGAGATGAACTCCAACCCTGCCCTGCACACCAACTGTGAAGTCCTGAAGGAGGTGATTCCAGGCGTGGTCATGGAGACCCTGG ACCTGGCAATCGAGACCTTTCAGAAGAGCTTGCGCAACCAGAAGATGCTGCCTCTGCGGTCACAGCGCCGCTTTGTGCTCCTGCACAACGGCGAGACGGACCTGTGGCCGCGCTTTGGGGGCTCCCGCGGCGCCCTCCGCCCGCCgctgcccccgccccggcctgCGTGCGAGGCCGACTGCTCCGCGCCACCTCCGCTCAGCGCGGCCGACGGTCCGGGCGCGCGCAGGCCCGCGCTACCCCGGAGCCCCGGGGGCGCGCACGGGCGGCCACCCTCGGCGCAGAGGCGGCCCCGACCGCCCGGCCCTGGCCCCGACGGCGCCCAGAGCCGGGAGCCCGGGGCCGAGCGGCCGCGAGCGGGCGCTGGGGAGCCGGCGCGAGAGTCCTCCccggggctgggagaggaggagcGCGAGGAGCGCAAGAACGCGGGTCATCGCGGCTCCTAG
- the TTLL10 gene encoding inactive polyglycylase TTLL10 isoform X3 → MRRWPRLHRAPGPTVTRDRSQPQAEAQVQDPRRHPSPALGPWAAQRSHRGVGVVSSQRCPRPRVPAPAARSRAHFIHRRGPHTRTHVSGKRGKRSRIAGVRWSHTWVPGWAHERPMGSNQEEQVLHSLRQLGPDADLLDDTGIARPRAALLERHLPEGEKQPHSIGQGPYFYVGGTNGASIISSYCRGKGWQRVQDSRREDCKLKWCELKCRDNYYRFREGEQLLYQIPNNKLLTTKIGLLSALREYSRVVNKIHKTSPCAQAKVLKMEEFFPETYRLDIRDEREAFFTLFDENQIWICKPTASNQGKGIFLLRNQEEVAALRVKTQSIEDDPIYRKMPFRAPQARVVQRYIQNPLLLDGKKFDVRSYLLIACAMPYMVFFGHGYARLTLSLYDPHSSDLSGHLTNQFMQKKSPLYVLLKEDTVWSMDRLNRHINDKFRKTKGLPRDWVFTAFTYLP, encoded by the exons ATGCGCAGATGGCCTCGCCTGCACAGGGCACCAGGCCCTACGGTCACCAGAGACAGAAGCCAGCCGCAAGCAGAAGCCCAAGTCCAGGATCCCAGGCGGCACCCCTCCCCAGCGCTAGGACCATGGGCTGCCCAAAGATCCcatagaggggtgggggtggtgtctTCCCAGAGGTGCCCCCGCCCTCGCGTTCCCGCGCCTGCAGCCCGAAGCCGCGCCCACTTCATCCACCGTCGGGGACCACACACTCGGACCCATGTCAGTGGGAAGAGAGGCAAGCGGTCCAGGATTGCAGGGGTCCGGTGGAGCCACACCTGGGTGCCAG GCTGGGCCCATGAGAGACCAATGGGGAGCAACCAAGAGGAGCAGGTCCTGCACTCGCTACGCCAGCTGGGACCGGATGCAG ACCTCCTGGACGACACTGGTATTGCCAGGCCTCGGGCCGCTCTCCTGGAGAGGCACCTGCCGGAGGGGGAGAAACAGCCCCACAGCATCGGGCAGGGGCCCTACTTCTACGTCGGAGGCACCAATGGGGCCTCCAT AATCAGCTCCTACTGCAGGGGCAAGGGTTGGCAGCGCGTCCAAGACAGCCGGCGTGAGGACTGTAAGCTGAAGTGGTGTGAGCTCAAGTGCAGAGACAACTACTACCGCTTCCGGGAAG GTGAGCAGCTGTTGTACCAGATTCCCAACAACAAGCTCCTCACCACCAAGATCGGGCTGCTCAGTGCCCTGAGGGAGTACTCAAGGGTCGTGAACAAGATCCACAAGACATCACCCTGTGCCCAGGCCAA ggtcctgaaaatggaagaatttttCCCAGAGACCTACCGTCTGGATATCAGGGACGAGAGAGAGGCGTTCTTCACTCTCTTTGATG AAAATCAGATATGGATCTGCAAGCCCACTGCCTCCAACCAGGGCAAAGGCATCTTTCTGCTGAGGAACCAGGAGGAAGTCGCCGCCCTACGAGTCAAGACCCAGAGCATCGAGGACGATCCCATCTACCGCAAGATGCCGTTCAGGGCGCCTCAGGCGCGGGTCGTGCAGAG GTACATCCAGAACCCCCTGCTACTGGATGGGAAGAAGTTTGATGTGCGCTCCTACCTGCTCATTGCCTGTGCCATGCCGTACATGGTCTTCTTTGGCCATGGCTATGCCCGCCTCACCCTCAGCCTTTATGACCCCCATTCCAGCGACCTCAGCGGCCACCTGACCAACCAG TTCATGCAGAAGAAGAGCCCCCTGTACGTGCTGCTCAAGGAGGACACAGTGTGGAGCATGGACCGCCTCAACCGCCACATCAACGACAAATTTAGGAAGACCAAGGGGCTCCCCAGAGACTGGGTCTTCACCGCCTTCACG TACCTGCCATGA
- the TTLL10 gene encoding inactive polyglycylase TTLL10 isoform X2 — translation MGSNQEEQVLHSLRQLGPDADLLDDTGIARPRAALLERHLPEGEKQPHSIGQGPYFYVGGTNGASIISSYCRGKGWQRVQDSRREDCKLKWCELKCRDNYYRFREGEQLLYQIPNNKLLTTKIGLLSALREYSRVVNKIHKTSPCAQAKVLKMEEFFPETYRLDIRDEREAFFTLFDENQIWICKPTASNQGKGIFLLRNQEEVAALRVKTQSIEDDPIYRKMPFRAPQARVVQRYIQNPLLLDGKKFDVRSYLLIACAMPYMVFFGHGYARLTLSLYDPHSSDLSGHLTNQFMQKKSPLYVLLKEDTVWSMDRLNRHINDKFRKTKGLPRDWVFTAFTKQMQQIMAHCFQAVKSKLHCKLGYFDLIGCDFLIDENFKVWLLEMNSNPALHTNCEVLKEVIPGVVMETLDLAIETFQKSLRNQKMLPLRSQRRFVLLHNGETDLWPRFGGSRGALRPPLPPPRPACEADCSAPPPLSAADGPGARRPALPRSPGGAHGRPPSAQRRPRPPGPGPDGAQSREPGAERPRAGAGEPARESSPGLGEEEREERKNAGHRGS, via the exons ATGGGGAGCAACCAAGAGGAGCAGGTCCTGCACTCGCTACGCCAGCTGGGACCGGATGCAG ACCTCCTGGACGACACTGGTATTGCCAGGCCTCGGGCCGCTCTCCTGGAGAGGCACCTGCCGGAGGGGGAGAAACAGCCCCACAGCATCGGGCAGGGGCCCTACTTCTACGTCGGAGGCACCAATGGGGCCTCCAT AATCAGCTCCTACTGCAGGGGCAAGGGTTGGCAGCGCGTCCAAGACAGCCGGCGTGAGGACTGTAAGCTGAAGTGGTGTGAGCTCAAGTGCAGAGACAACTACTACCGCTTCCGGGAAG GTGAGCAGCTGTTGTACCAGATTCCCAACAACAAGCTCCTCACCACCAAGATCGGGCTGCTCAGTGCCCTGAGGGAGTACTCAAGGGTCGTGAACAAGATCCACAAGACATCACCCTGTGCCCAGGCCAA ggtcctgaaaatggaagaatttttCCCAGAGACCTACCGTCTGGATATCAGGGACGAGAGAGAGGCGTTCTTCACTCTCTTTGATG AAAATCAGATATGGATCTGCAAGCCCACTGCCTCCAACCAGGGCAAAGGCATCTTTCTGCTGAGGAACCAGGAGGAAGTCGCCGCCCTACGAGTCAAGACCCAGAGCATCGAGGACGATCCCATCTACCGCAAGATGCCGTTCAGGGCGCCTCAGGCGCGGGTCGTGCAGAG GTACATCCAGAACCCCCTGCTACTGGATGGGAAGAAGTTTGATGTGCGCTCCTACCTGCTCATTGCCTGTGCCATGCCGTACATGGTCTTCTTTGGCCATGGCTATGCCCGCCTCACCCTCAGCCTTTATGACCCCCATTCCAGCGACCTCAGCGGCCACCTGACCAACCAG TTCATGCAGAAGAAGAGCCCCCTGTACGTGCTGCTCAAGGAGGACACAGTGTGGAGCATGGACCGCCTCAACCGCCACATCAACGACAAATTTAGGAAGACCAAGGGGCTCCCCAGAGACTGGGTCTTCACCGCCTTCACG AAGCAGATGCAGCAAATCATGGCCCACTGCTTCCAGGCTGTCAAGTCCAAGCTCCACTGCAAGCTGGGCTACTTCGACCTCATTGGCTGTGACTTCTTGATTGATGAGAACTTCAAG GTGTGGCTGCTGGAGATGAACTCCAACCCTGCCCTGCACACCAACTGTGAAGTCCTGAAGGAGGTGATTCCAGGCGTGGTCATGGAGACCCTGG ACCTGGCAATCGAGACCTTTCAGAAGAGCTTGCGCAACCAGAAGATGCTGCCTCTGCGGTCACAGCGCCGCTTTGTGCTCCTGCACAACGGCGAGACGGACCTGTGGCCGCGCTTTGGGGGCTCCCGCGGCGCCCTCCGCCCGCCgctgcccccgccccggcctgCGTGCGAGGCCGACTGCTCCGCGCCACCTCCGCTCAGCGCGGCCGACGGTCCGGGCGCGCGCAGGCCCGCGCTACCCCGGAGCCCCGGGGGCGCGCACGGGCGGCCACCCTCGGCGCAGAGGCGGCCCCGACCGCCCGGCCCTGGCCCCGACGGCGCCCAGAGCCGGGAGCCCGGGGCCGAGCGGCCGCGAGCGGGCGCTGGGGAGCCGGCGCGAGAGTCCTCCccggggctgggagaggaggagcGCGAGGAGCGCAAGAACGCGGGTCATCGCGGCTCCTAG